The following proteins are encoded in a genomic region of Blastopirellula marina:
- a CDS encoding LL-diaminopimelate aminotransferase, with protein MSDPYFQKLFAERVGGENYGKGTAIYKFEKIKRAKRKALADYPDRKLVDFGIGENDAMAPEFVRQVMAEEINKPENRGYADNGVGEFKEAVAGFMKRFFGVELDAATEVNHCIGSKTALAMLPACFINPGDITLMTVPGYPVAGTHTAYYGGTVYKLPLLAENDFFPDLDGIPADVKQKAKLLVINYPNSPTGKVATREFYEKVVKFAKENDIVVVQDAAHTVLTFEGEPLSFLSIPGAKDVGVEVHSLSKGFDMIGWRIGWVCGNPLLVQAFSDVKDNCDSGQFIAIQKAAAAALGNEQIPKQTKTKYERRLKKLVDMLKRCGFQCEMPGGTYFLYTKSPTGVEGGPSFANAEEASQYLITQQSICTVPWDDAGAFLRFSVTYVAADEAAEDALMDETEKRLKQISLKFD; from the coding sequence ATGAGCGATCCCTACTTCCAGAAGCTGTTTGCCGAACGTGTTGGTGGTGAAAACTACGGTAAGGGAACCGCGATTTACAAGTTCGAGAAGATCAAACGTGCCAAACGCAAAGCGTTGGCCGACTACCCTGATCGCAAGCTGGTCGACTTCGGTATCGGCGAAAACGATGCCATGGCACCAGAATTCGTCCGGCAGGTCATGGCGGAAGAAATCAACAAGCCAGAAAACCGTGGTTATGCGGACAACGGAGTCGGCGAATTCAAGGAAGCGGTCGCTGGCTTCATGAAGCGTTTCTTCGGCGTCGAGCTCGATGCCGCGACCGAAGTGAACCACTGCATCGGCTCCAAGACTGCTCTCGCGATGCTACCGGCGTGTTTCATTAATCCCGGCGACATCACGCTGATGACGGTTCCTGGTTACCCGGTCGCTGGCACCCACACTGCTTACTACGGTGGTACCGTCTACAAGTTGCCGCTGCTCGCTGAGAATGACTTCTTCCCCGATCTGGATGGCATTCCAGCCGATGTGAAGCAGAAGGCCAAGCTGTTGGTGATCAACTATCCCAATAGTCCGACCGGCAAGGTTGCGACTCGCGAGTTCTACGAGAAGGTCGTCAAGTTCGCGAAGGAAAACGATATTGTCGTCGTTCAAGACGCCGCACATACCGTGCTGACCTTTGAAGGCGAACCGCTCAGCTTTTTGAGCATTCCGGGTGCGAAGGACGTTGGCGTGGAAGTCCATTCGCTGTCGAAAGGTTTCGACATGATCGGCTGGCGAATCGGTTGGGTCTGCGGTAATCCTCTGCTGGTCCAAGCATTCAGTGATGTGAAGGACAACTGCGATAGCGGTCAGTTCATTGCAATTCAGAAGGCCGCCGCGGCAGCTCTCGGCAACGAACAAATCCCGAAGCAAACCAAGACCAAGTACGAGCGTCGTCTGAAAAAGCTGGTCGACATGCTCAAGCGTTGCGGCTTCCAATGCGAAATGCCTGGCGGAACCTACTTCCTGTACACGAAGAGCCCCACCGGGGTCGAAGGTGGACCAAGCTTTGCCAACGCCGAAGAAGCTTCGCAGTATTTGATCACACAGCAGTCAATCTGTACGGTACCTTGGGACGATGCGGGCGCGTTTCTCCGCTTCTCCGTCACCTACGTCGCTGCCGATGAAGCTGCAGAAGATGCCCTGATGGACGAGACCGAAAAACGCCTGAAGCAAATCTCGCTGAAGTTCGACTAA
- a CDS encoding alpha/beta hydrolase-fold protein yields the protein MNEPTIHGNWRNETVDGHTCELFEPQKRNEHGYVGIYLHGVHLGKLWNSPAFVGALEKVGLPVVAPVTERSWWTDRICPEFDAERSAEKYLMESVLPFIEHQYGATPPKIALFGTSMGGQGSLRFAYKFPDIFPVVAAVSPAIDYQNRMQADPEDNLWEMYDNAEQARQETATLHIHPLNWPRNQFFCCCPEDSSWWESSDRLRMKLQSLGVPHACDLETPGGGHGFGYYSLMAPKVVAFLWDALEKERRRIG from the coding sequence ATGAATGAACCAACGATCCACGGAAATTGGCGAAACGAAACGGTCGATGGCCATACGTGCGAGCTGTTCGAGCCGCAAAAGCGAAACGAGCACGGCTACGTCGGTATCTATTTGCATGGGGTTCACCTGGGCAAGTTATGGAATAGTCCCGCGTTTGTCGGTGCTTTGGAAAAAGTCGGCTTGCCGGTCGTCGCTCCGGTAACCGAACGCAGTTGGTGGACCGATCGAATCTGTCCCGAGTTCGACGCAGAACGTTCCGCCGAGAAGTATTTGATGGAAAGTGTGCTCCCGTTCATCGAGCATCAATATGGGGCCACGCCGCCCAAGATTGCCTTGTTTGGCACTAGCATGGGGGGGCAGGGGTCGTTGCGATTTGCCTATAAATTCCCAGATATCTTCCCCGTCGTAGCGGCAGTGAGTCCGGCGATTGACTATCAAAACCGCATGCAAGCCGATCCAGAGGACAATCTCTGGGAGATGTACGACAACGCCGAGCAGGCCCGGCAAGAGACCGCCACACTTCATATTCATCCACTGAATTGGCCTCGAAATCAGTTCTTTTGCTGCTGTCCCGAGGACTCCTCTTGGTGGGAAAGCTCGGATCGATTACGAATGAAACTCCAATCGCTAGGTGTGCCGCACGCATGCGATCTAGAGACCCCAGGCGGCGGTCACGGTTTCGGCTATTACAGTTTAATGGCCCCGAAGGTCGTGGCGTTTCTGTGGGACGCCTTAGAGAAGGAACGCCGCCGCATCGGCTAG
- a CDS encoding HDOD domain-containing protein has translation MTHGTTTADGALGTLGTGSPSTESTSPIVQLVARAQQLYSLPTVAMEVLQLTSNENANVAQIKECIQRDPAMTVKILKVVNSPLFGLSGEVSDLNQALALLGIKPLKLLVLGFSLPKEMLQGIEVEVLAQYWQFSLTKAVAAREIAALQGKKYGDETFIAGLLSEIGALVLLQDLGDAYANFAAKVLQEGADLSEMEWETLGFDHAILGCRLLQNWNLPETLIQVIREGHPSSGVGFEKLAGQSATLRLAHNLAEVLAHHRLDLMPKFLSQLACTTQHDEATVEHLVLGIQEKLYQLANVLSVSLPEGVNYGDVVAQAYVQLSQIAESVAAPLATGDREINQRLTGSSEGQNLVESMQQFVQSGMKTPVKKTVVAPAEKTVGRQLVTADMQLLSEISSGMQRCRDQRTDFSVALFGINGFEDFVLMAGLDEVEVVRRAVGAIVDRLSDAVGRVIPCGDSATAVLLENHDRHQTVSIARQALEMVGVWAQRRPSLQGVDLSLSCGVASACVPPKSLPPKEIFQAALRCLLAASNGGGNAVKSIELL, from the coding sequence GTGACTCACGGAACGACCACGGCGGATGGTGCCCTCGGGACACTTGGGACAGGTTCGCCCAGTACGGAATCGACCAGCCCCATTGTGCAGCTTGTCGCGCGAGCTCAACAGCTCTATTCGCTTCCGACCGTTGCAATGGAAGTTCTCCAGCTTACCTCGAACGAGAACGCCAACGTTGCACAGATCAAGGAATGTATCCAACGCGATCCGGCTATGACCGTCAAGATTCTGAAGGTGGTCAACAGTCCGTTGTTTGGCCTCTCAGGCGAGGTCTCCGATCTCAATCAAGCGTTGGCGTTACTTGGGATCAAACCGCTCAAGCTGTTGGTGTTGGGATTCAGTCTGCCGAAGGAAATGCTTCAGGGAATTGAAGTCGAAGTCTTAGCCCAATATTGGCAGTTTTCGCTGACCAAAGCTGTCGCCGCCAGAGAGATTGCCGCATTGCAAGGTAAGAAGTACGGCGATGAAACGTTCATTGCTGGGCTTCTCTCCGAGATCGGTGCGTTGGTCCTGCTTCAAGACCTGGGAGATGCCTACGCGAACTTCGCCGCGAAGGTCTTGCAGGAAGGGGCCGATCTGTCGGAGATGGAATGGGAAACCCTGGGCTTCGATCATGCGATCCTGGGTTGCCGTCTGCTCCAAAACTGGAACCTACCGGAAACGCTGATTCAAGTGATCCGCGAGGGGCATCCATCCTCAGGCGTTGGATTCGAGAAACTTGCCGGCCAGTCGGCGACGCTTCGATTAGCTCATAATCTGGCCGAGGTGTTGGCGCATCATCGTCTCGATCTGATGCCGAAGTTCCTGAGTCAGTTGGCTTGCACCACGCAGCATGATGAGGCGACGGTCGAGCATCTTGTGCTTGGAATTCAAGAGAAGCTCTATCAGCTTGCCAATGTCCTCTCCGTTTCTCTTCCAGAGGGTGTGAACTACGGAGATGTTGTTGCTCAGGCCTATGTTCAACTGAGCCAAATCGCAGAAAGTGTGGCCGCTCCGCTGGCAACTGGCGATCGTGAAATCAATCAGCGTTTGACAGGATCGTCCGAAGGACAAAACCTTGTCGAATCGATGCAGCAGTTCGTGCAAAGTGGCATGAAAACACCCGTGAAGAAAACGGTTGTCGCTCCCGCTGAGAAGACCGTAGGCCGCCAGCTAGTTACCGCCGACATGCAATTGCTCTCCGAGATTTCCAGCGGGATGCAACGATGTCGCGATCAACGCACCGATTTCTCCGTGGCGCTGTTTGGGATCAACGGATTCGAAGACTTTGTTCTGATGGCAGGACTCGACGAGGTGGAAGTGGTGCGTCGTGCTGTGGGGGCGATCGTCGATCGACTAAGTGACGCCGTGGGCCGAGTTATCCCCTGCGGAGACTCCGCGACTGCCGTCTTGCTCGAGAATCACGACCGACACCAAACCGTTTCGATTGCCCGCCAGGCGTTAGAGATGGTCGGAGTTTGGGCCCAGCGGCGACCTTCGCTGCAGGGCGTTGATTTGTCGTTAAGCTGCGGGGTGGCAAGTGCTTGTGTCCCGCCGAAGAGTCTTCCGCCCAAAGAAATCTTCCAGGCCGCTCTACGATGCCTGTTGGCGGCCTCCAATGGCGGGGGGAATGCTGTGAAGAGTATAGAGCTGTTATAG
- the hpt gene encoding hypoxanthine phosphoribosyltransferase, translating into MHTLIETDQLAHRVTQLADDIRAAYGNEPLTVLGVMTGSLVLMADLIRQLDMPLRVGVMQARSYRGTATSAGELALNLEMMPQVAGQNVLVVDDIFDTGHTLENVLASIRQQSPTSVRSLVLLSKSERHEVAIRPDFVGFHIPNEFVVGYGLDYQDMYRNLPFVAALEEHEIATHA; encoded by the coding sequence GTGCATACCCTGATCGAAACCGACCAGCTTGCCCATCGTGTCACCCAGTTAGCCGACGACATTCGCGCCGCCTACGGCAACGAACCGTTGACCGTCCTAGGTGTGATGACGGGCAGCTTGGTGCTGATGGCCGACCTAATCCGTCAGCTGGATATGCCCCTTCGGGTTGGCGTGATGCAGGCTCGTAGTTATCGCGGTACGGCGACGTCGGCTGGTGAGTTGGCATTAAATCTCGAGATGATGCCGCAAGTCGCCGGACAGAACGTGCTTGTCGTCGATGATATCTTTGACACAGGGCACACACTGGAAAACGTCCTGGCCAGCATTCGCCAGCAAAGCCCAACTTCGGTTCGATCGTTGGTTCTATTGAGCAAGTCGGAACGACACGAAGTGGCAATTCGCCCTGACTTTGTCGGCTTTCATATTCCCAACGAGTTCGTCGTGGGTTACGGTTTGGATTATCAAGATATGTATCGCAACCTGCCGTTTGTCGCGGCTCTGGAAGAACACGAGATCGCAACGCACGCATGA
- a CDS encoding glycosyltransferase, producing the protein MKKLMLIIPTLDRSGAEKQLTLLAKGLPRDRFDVSVCALTRGGPYEEELTAAGIPVTVIGKKLKIDPPAYWRLKKHIQSVKPDIVHTWLFAANSYGRKAAFAARVPHVLCGERCVDPWKITHEHIIDRYLDRKTDKIVVNSTGIVDFYTEKGRDKQKFVVIPNGIDLIDGPPTKSKETLWEELRLPPHAKMMLCVGRLWPQKRMKDLIWATEILKRIRDDAFLVIVGDGPQRERLVRYTEQVTIDDKVRIAGPRTDVSDLMKHATLFMLASGYEGQSNALMEAMATGLPVAVSDIPGNRDLVTHDENGYLVGLGQRTEYSRFANFLLEDEPLRARFAEAARKTIAEQFSVQQMIDRHAALYESL; encoded by the coding sequence ATGAAGAAACTCATGCTCATCATCCCGACGCTTGATCGGTCGGGTGCCGAGAAACAATTGACCCTCTTGGCAAAGGGATTGCCACGCGATCGGTTTGATGTCTCGGTCTGCGCCCTTACCCGTGGTGGTCCCTATGAAGAAGAGCTAACGGCAGCAGGGATTCCCGTCACGGTGATCGGCAAGAAGCTGAAGATCGATCCGCCGGCTTACTGGCGGTTGAAAAAACACATTCAGAGCGTGAAACCTGATATCGTCCACACTTGGCTTTTCGCCGCGAATAGTTACGGGCGGAAAGCAGCGTTCGCTGCTCGTGTCCCGCACGTACTATGCGGCGAGCGGTGCGTCGATCCGTGGAAGATCACGCATGAACACATCATCGATCGTTACCTCGATCGCAAGACCGACAAGATCGTCGTTAACAGCACCGGCATTGTCGATTTCTACACGGAAAAGGGACGAGATAAGCAGAAGTTTGTCGTGATTCCCAATGGGATCGACCTGATCGATGGTCCGCCGACCAAAAGCAAGGAAACGCTGTGGGAAGAATTGCGGTTACCGCCCCACGCCAAAATGATGCTCTGTGTCGGCCGGCTATGGCCACAGAAGCGAATGAAAGATTTGATTTGGGCGACGGAGATTTTGAAGCGAATTCGAGATGACGCGTTCCTGGTCATCGTCGGCGATGGCCCACAACGCGAACGTTTGGTTCGCTACACCGAACAAGTCACTATCGACGATAAGGTTCGGATCGCTGGTCCGCGAACTGACGTGTCCGATTTGATGAAACATGCCACCCTTTTCATGCTGGCCAGTGGGTACGAGGGGCAGTCGAACGCCCTGATGGAAGCCATGGCCACCGGTCTGCCAGTCGCGGTGAGCGATATCCCAGGTAATCGTGACTTGGTGACGCACGACGAGAATGGATACTTGGTGGGCTTAGGACAACGAACAGAGTACTCGCGCTTTGCCAACTTCCTGCTGGAAGACGAGCCCCTGCGGGCTCGATTCGCGGAAGCAGCTCGCAAGACAATCGCCGAGCAGTTCAGCGTCCAGCAAATGATCGATCGACACGCAGCGCTCTACGAAAGCTTGTAA
- a CDS encoding SGNH/GDSL hydrolase family protein: MKWNKNRLIAISIIGVIAIGAALFYVQYFILRPVGNGPAGPEVAAEPFSDAWTDRSVQVVGVGDSITAGLGADSPEHSFFNRMLANPQDEYADMQGKSLSAVLPNFNSENLAVSGSTSKEHLTAIESRLPQYDANVFGIVVMTSGGNDLIHSYGRAAPRECAMYGATTDQAKPWIAAYRQRLDEMLDKIEAKFPGGCEIYLADIYDPTDGVGDAPSVFLPDWPDALAIHGQYNEAIREVTSSRENVHLVPLHDTFLGHGSHCRQFWRATYVAEDPYYWFYSNIEDPNDRGYDAIRRVFLNTIAAQTSLRN; this comes from the coding sequence ATGAAGTGGAACAAGAACCGACTTATTGCGATCTCGATAATTGGAGTTATCGCAATCGGTGCCGCGTTATTTTATGTGCAGTATTTTATCCTGCGTCCGGTCGGTAACGGACCGGCTGGGCCTGAGGTAGCGGCTGAACCGTTCTCAGATGCGTGGACCGATCGCTCGGTTCAAGTGGTCGGGGTCGGCGATAGTATCACGGCGGGCCTTGGGGCGGATTCGCCAGAGCACTCATTCTTCAACCGGATGCTGGCTAATCCTCAGGACGAATATGCCGACATGCAAGGGAAGTCTCTTTCCGCTGTGCTACCAAATTTTAACTCAGAGAATCTGGCGGTATCGGGCTCGACGTCCAAAGAACATCTCACGGCGATTGAGTCCCGCTTGCCGCAGTACGATGCCAATGTGTTTGGTATCGTCGTGATGACCTCAGGGGGAAACGATTTGATCCATAGCTACGGTCGCGCCGCCCCACGAGAGTGTGCGATGTATGGTGCAACGACCGATCAGGCCAAGCCATGGATCGCAGCGTATCGCCAGCGACTGGATGAGATGCTTGATAAGATCGAAGCGAAGTTCCCGGGCGGCTGCGAGATTTATCTCGCCGATATTTACGATCCGACCGACGGCGTTGGGGACGCCCCGAGTGTCTTCTTGCCAGATTGGCCGGATGCGCTCGCGATTCATGGCCAGTACAACGAAGCAATTCGTGAGGTGACTTCAAGCCGCGAAAATGTGCACTTGGTTCCTCTGCACGACACGTTCCTCGGACATGGCTCCCATTGCCGACAGTTCTGGCGAGCGACTTACGTCGCCGAGGATCCTTATTATTGGTTCTATAGCAACATCGAAGATCCGAACGATCGTGGCTACGATGCAATCCGCCGTGTGTTTCTCAACACAATTGCCGCACAAACGTCGCTTCGCAATTAG
- a CDS encoding YciI family protein, whose product MKYMLLVYGAESCWTPEEREQCMRDSMAICQELESQGKFVAASPLESITTAKSVRVREGESLVTTGPFAETTEQLGGYYILDVETEQEAIDIARRIPPAAKGTVEVRPLAALPE is encoded by the coding sequence ATGAAGTACATGCTGTTGGTTTACGGCGCTGAATCTTGCTGGACCCCTGAAGAACGCGAGCAGTGCATGCGCGATTCGATGGCGATTTGCCAAGAGTTAGAAAGCCAAGGTAAGTTCGTCGCGGCATCCCCACTGGAGTCGATCACCACGGCGAAGAGTGTCCGGGTACGCGAAGGCGAATCGCTGGTAACCACCGGCCCATTCGCCGAAACGACCGAGCAGCTTGGGGGCTACTATATCCTGGATGTCGAAACCGAGCAGGAAGCGATCGATATCGCCAGACGGATTCCGCCTGCTGCGAAAGGCACCGTCGAAGTACGCCCGTTGGCAGCTTTGCCGGAATAA
- a CDS encoding DUF1559 domain-containing protein, with translation MGFTLVELLVVIAIIGILIGLLLPAVQQAREAARRAQCVNQLKQIGLAWHNHTDTYNAFPTAGYVDRTFVSFENGKPGMLDKQAAGWAFQILPFLEQGNVHSGQSGGTDLDMAKSVMSSPIAGYYCPSRRSAEANSANATPWCMGPNRQAFSGFENFARAQTDYAATNQEGTGVLARNWSGSCTSGSALRNLNRFASVTDGTSNTLMVGEKRMNRSLLGQTQVGDNYGYTAGWDSTTAVTQETIRQTTLNPLPDTLTGNGENRFGSSHNGGFNGVLVDGSVRFFPFTIDVNVFRRLGDKADGEVVQLD, from the coding sequence ATGGGGTTTACCCTGGTGGAATTGCTGGTCGTGATCGCGATCATCGGGATTCTGATTGGGCTCCTCCTTCCCGCGGTGCAACAAGCACGGGAAGCAGCGCGTCGTGCTCAGTGCGTGAATCAGTTGAAACAGATTGGCCTCGCTTGGCATAACCACACCGACACCTACAACGCTTTCCCGACGGCCGGTTATGTCGATCGTACGTTCGTTTCGTTCGAGAACGGTAAGCCGGGAATGCTTGATAAACAAGCGGCGGGATGGGCTTTCCAGATTCTCCCGTTCCTGGAGCAAGGGAACGTCCACAGTGGTCAATCTGGCGGTACTGACCTCGACATGGCTAAATCGGTAATGAGCTCGCCGATTGCTGGGTACTATTGCCCCAGCCGACGCTCTGCCGAAGCCAATTCGGCAAACGCTACGCCTTGGTGTATGGGCCCGAATCGACAAGCATTCAGCGGCTTTGAAAACTTCGCCCGCGCCCAAACCGACTATGCAGCCACCAACCAGGAAGGGACTGGTGTCCTGGCACGTAACTGGAGTGGAAGTTGCACCAGTGGCTCAGCTTTGCGCAACCTCAATCGCTTTGCCAGTGTCACGGATGGAACGAGCAACACGTTGATGGTTGGTGAGAAGCGAATGAACCGTTCGCTGCTTGGCCAGACGCAAGTTGGTGACAACTACGGCTACACCGCAGGATGGGACAGCACGACCGCAGTTACCCAGGAAACCATTCGCCAGACGACACTCAATCCACTGCCCGACACCCTAACCGGTAACGGAGAAAATCGCTTCGGCTCGTCCCACAACGGCGGCTTCAACGGCGTTTTGGTCGACGGCAGTGTCCGTTTCTTTCCGTTCACGATCGACGTGAACGTCTTCCGCCGCCTCGGCGATAAAGCAGACGGGGAAGTTGTGCAACTGGATTAA
- a CDS encoding serpin family protein, with protein MNTPIQDDVRHVVSGLNQFAIDLYRQLGDDRHRQFFFSPYSIACAFGMTLVGAKEKTAQEIAEVLHLSIPQPRIHQAFAELFAITNPEGIQFNLANRLWCQEGYHLLPEAIQILDDGYQSPIGRVDFQNPRTACARINQWVQEETRGKIKRLVDDLPERTRMILTNAIYFAADWMSEFDDNRTKDAYFHVASGRTTNIQMMRQTGQFPYAEHPLGQVVQLPYRGLSQELDCSLLSEEDVDEEWKIPHISVPSPSDFAMTVILPRELGQLLELECHLEEVVAISASYMETRRVRLEIPRFKMSSLEFLAEPLSNLGMKQVFDLSHANFQGFSHDPEGLFVSEAVHQAEIEVNETGTVAAAATAVMLLGGSAQIEQPIHFRANHPFAFLISDKQTGLIHFMGRETCPDSSVST; from the coding sequence ATGAATACCCCAATCCAAGACGATGTCCGTCACGTGGTAAGCGGCTTGAATCAGTTCGCGATCGATCTGTATCGACAGCTCGGAGACGATCGGCACCGCCAGTTCTTCTTTTCGCCCTATAGTATCGCGTGCGCGTTCGGCATGACGCTGGTTGGTGCCAAAGAGAAAACGGCTCAAGAGATCGCCGAGGTGCTCCATCTCTCGATCCCACAGCCACGTATCCATCAGGCATTTGCCGAACTGTTCGCAATAACCAACCCAGAAGGAATTCAGTTCAATCTGGCCAATCGCCTGTGGTGCCAGGAAGGGTACCACCTGTTGCCGGAAGCAATCCAAATATTGGACGACGGCTATCAATCACCAATCGGCCGTGTCGATTTCCAGAACCCCAGAACGGCCTGTGCACGAATCAACCAATGGGTCCAAGAGGAAACTCGCGGCAAGATTAAGCGTCTAGTCGATGATCTCCCCGAACGAACGCGGATGATCTTGACGAATGCGATTTATTTTGCCGCCGACTGGATGAGCGAATTCGACGACAACCGGACGAAAGATGCTTACTTTCACGTTGCGTCCGGAAGAACTACAAACATTCAGATGATGCGGCAAACGGGACAATTCCCCTACGCAGAACATCCCTTGGGACAGGTCGTTCAATTGCCTTATCGAGGTTTATCTCAGGAACTCGACTGCTCGTTGCTTTCCGAAGAAGATGTAGACGAGGAGTGGAAAATCCCTCACATCAGCGTGCCCAGTCCAAGCGACTTTGCGATGACAGTAATCCTGCCACGCGAACTGGGCCAGCTCTTGGAGTTGGAATGCCATCTTGAAGAGGTCGTTGCGATATCGGCAAGCTACATGGAAACGAGACGGGTTCGGCTTGAGATTCCTCGCTTCAAAATGAGCTCTCTGGAATTCCTTGCGGAACCACTTAGCAATTTGGGAATGAAGCAAGTCTTCGATCTTTCGCACGCCAATTTCCAGGGGTTCTCGCATGACCCAGAAGGCCTTTTCGTGTCGGAAGCAGTGCATCAGGCAGAAATTGAAGTCAACGAAACAGGAACGGTCGCCGCGGCAGCTACCGCTGTGATGCTGTTGGGGGGCTCCGCCCAAATCGAGCAACCGATTCACTTCCGAGCCAATCATCCTTTCGCATTCTTGATCTCTGACAAACAGACCGGCCTTATTCACTTCATGGGGCGGGAAACCTGTCCAGATTCATCCGTTAGCACATGA
- a CDS encoding glycosyltransferase family 4 protein translates to MSSLRLALVTRRFWPLVGGAEMVMANLAEELTRQGHRVQIITAQWHPNWPKQISHRGIPVVRLPNPSLRGWGTVRYMMGLGRWLRAEQGELDAVYVSMLKHSAVVATSRLRNSKVPVILRAEGAGETGDCAFHETANFGHRIRRTCQSADGFVAPSQQIFDEMVSAGFHREKMTFIPNGVKVGPERTAEQRRDARAALAAANPILTLAESAPLVVFTGRLHPGKGLTRAVRAWPFVLQKFPNARLWIVGEGPQESELTAMIGAMGLQSRIILPGAFDTVEDVLAAADMFLLPSHHEGMSIALLEAMAAKLPCVVSDIPGNRILIHPDENGLTFPVDDHNQLASHLVRLMEDVQLSARLGEAARKRVIENFSLERSAFDHVTLFERLSETKRLTM, encoded by the coding sequence ATGAGTTCGCTCCGCTTGGCCCTTGTCACTCGCCGATTTTGGCCTTTGGTCGGCGGCGCCGAAATGGTCATGGCCAACCTGGCCGAAGAGCTCACTCGGCAGGGGCACCGTGTGCAGATTATCACCGCCCAGTGGCACCCCAACTGGCCAAAGCAGATTTCGCACCGCGGCATTCCTGTAGTTCGGCTCCCCAATCCGTCGCTTCGTGGCTGGGGCACGGTACGCTACATGATGGGTCTGGGACGCTGGCTGCGTGCCGAGCAAGGCGAGCTTGACGCCGTGTATGTATCGATGCTGAAACATAGCGCAGTTGTCGCGACTTCACGTCTGCGCAATAGCAAAGTGCCGGTCATTCTGCGAGCGGAAGGTGCTGGCGAAACCGGAGATTGTGCTTTTCACGAAACGGCTAACTTTGGTCATCGGATCCGCCGCACTTGTCAGTCGGCCGATGGCTTTGTCGCCCCGAGTCAGCAGATCTTCGACGAGATGGTGTCAGCCGGTTTTCATCGCGAGAAAATGACTTTCATTCCCAATGGAGTCAAAGTTGGTCCTGAACGAACTGCCGAGCAGCGACGCGATGCTCGAGCAGCGTTGGCCGCGGCCAATCCGATCCTAACCTTGGCGGAATCGGCTCCGCTGGTTGTTTTCACCGGTCGACTCCATCCTGGTAAAGGGCTAACCCGCGCGGTCCGAGCCTGGCCATTCGTGTTGCAGAAGTTCCCGAATGCTCGGCTGTGGATTGTCGGCGAAGGTCCGCAGGAAAGCGAACTAACGGCGATGATTGGGGCCATGGGTTTGCAAAGTCGAATCATTCTGCCGGGAGCTTTTGATACGGTTGAAGACGTGTTGGCAGCGGCCGACATGTTTCTGCTTCCGTCGCATCACGAAGGAATGTCGATCGCCTTGCTCGAAGCGATGGCGGCTAAACTACCCTGCGTGGTGAGCGACATACCTGGGAATCGCATCCTGATCCATCCCGACGAAAATGGACTCACATTCCCTGTCGACGATCACAATCAGCTTGCCAGTCATCTGGTCCGTCTTATGGAAGACGTCCAACTATCAGCCCGATTGGGAGAAGCGGCCAGAAAGCGAGTAATCGAGAATTTCAGCCTCGAACGAAGCGCATTCGACCATGTGACATTGTTTGAAAGGCTATCAGAAACCAAACGTCTGACGATGTAG